Proteins encoded within one genomic window of Actinomycetota bacterium:
- the panB gene encoding 3-methyl-2-oxobutanoate hydroxymethyltransferase, with product MLTAYDAPSARLLEEAGIPVLLVGDTLGEVVLGHTSTVPVTMEDMLHHTAAVRRGSSNCFVVGDMPFMSYQASMEEGIRNAGRFLKEAGANSVKLEGGGRMVDLVARLTESGIPVMGHLGLTPQSVNQLGGHRVQGRDAADALRIVQDAKALESAGAFALVLEAVPADLAAEVTRTLTIPTIGIGAGPECDGQVLVWHDFLGITTGKAPKFVKRYASLADEIKGAAARFAEEVAAGTYPGPEHSYQ from the coding sequence ATGCTCACCGCGTACGACGCTCCCTCGGCCCGGCTTCTCGAAGAAGCGGGCATCCCTGTTCTCCTCGTCGGAGACACCCTGGGCGAGGTCGTGCTGGGTCACACCTCGACCGTTCCCGTGACGATGGAGGACATGCTTCACCACACGGCGGCCGTCCGCCGCGGGTCCTCGAACTGCTTCGTCGTCGGCGACATGCCCTTCATGAGCTATCAGGCGTCGATGGAGGAGGGCATCCGCAACGCCGGCCGGTTCCTGAAAGAGGCCGGTGCGAATTCCGTGAAGCTGGAGGGCGGAGGCCGGATGGTCGATCTCGTGGCGCGGCTCACCGAGTCGGGGATCCCGGTGATGGGTCATCTCGGTCTCACGCCTCAATCGGTAAACCAGCTGGGCGGCCACCGGGTCCAGGGCCGAGACGCCGCGGACGCCCTGCGGATCGTGCAGGACGCGAAGGCGCTGGAGTCCGCCGGGGCGTTCGCCCTCGTGCTCGAGGCAGTGCCCGCTGACCTGGCGGCCGAGGTGACGCGGACGTTGACGATCCCGACCATCGGCATCGGCGCCGGACCAGAATGCGACGGCCAGGTCCTCGTGTGGCACGACTTCCTCGGGATCACTACCGGGAAGGCGCCCAAGTTCGTGAAGCGGTACGCGTCCCTGGCCGACGAGATCAAGGGCGCGGCCGCGAGGTTCGCTGAAGAGGTCGCGGCGGGAACCTATCCGGGGCCCGAGCACAGCTACCAGTAA